The Streptomyces uncialis genomic interval ATCCAGCGCAGCTCCTCGTAGCCGACATCGTTGCGGACCTCGAAGCCCAGGATGTCGCGGTAGAAACCCAGAGCGGCCTCGGGATCGGTGTGCGGCAGGAAGGCATGGTGAATGGTGATGCTCATATCCCTCACGCTAGGCAGAGCCACCGGGCGCGGGCTTCTTGATTCCTGACCGGTCTGCTCACCGGCTCGCCCTGACAGGGCGGCATCCCGCCCCGGCCCGGCGGCGGCCACGACGGTGGACACCGGGTCCTGGCCCACCCGGACCGGACGACGGCCAGGAGCGCGCCCGTGGAAGAAGGCTCGCCCACGGGCAGAGGTGTGCCCAGGGCGGATGCAGACCCAGGAGCACAGGTGTACCCGGGAGCATGAAGCGGGCATCGATCAGGAATCGAGAAGCGCCAGGTCTCCCGGCCCGACTAGCGTCAGGAACACTTCACACCGATCACTACCGATTCACACCGATCACGACCAGGAGAGTGACAGCGATGAGCGAGAGCACCGGCACCGACGGCAAGAAGAGCACGAACGGCTTCTCCGAGCAAGAGCGTGCCGCCATGAAGGAGCGTGCCGCCGAGCTGAAGAAGGAGGCGAGCCGTGGCCGTGGCAACAAGGCCGCCGCCGAGGAGCTCGACGTGCTGGCGAAGATCGCGGAGATGGAGGCATCGGACCGCGCGGTGGCCGAGCGCATCCACGCCATCGTCACCGCCAACGCCCCCGACCTGTCGCCGAAGCTCTGGTACGGACAGCCCGCCTACGCCCGCAAGGGCAAGGTCGTCTGCTTCTTCCGAAGCGGGCAGGTCGACAAGGAGCGCTACTCGACCTTCGGTTTCACCACGGCGGGCAACCTCGACGACGAGAGCGGCCTGTGGCCCACGTCCTACGCCGTGACCGAGCTGAGCGACAAGGCCGAGAAGGCGCTCGTCGCCCTCGTCAAGAAGGCCGTCGGCTGACACCACGCCGAGGCGCGGCCCGGCCCGGCTCCCCGAGCACGGGCCGGGACACATCGGGGTCATCGAGGTACGCCCCCATCAGGCACACCCCACCGTGAGGCACACCCACGGCGACGCACACCTGCCGTGACGCGTCTCCAAGGTCCCGTGGAACTCCAACCACGACCCGACAGCGCTCCGATGACCGGCCAGCAGGTCTGGGAGGATCAGCGGGACCGAACGGATGAACGCGGGAAGTGGGGACATGATCGCTCTGGTGTTGCTCGTCGTACTGGCGCTCGTTGTCGGCGGGTGCGTATGCGTGGTCTGGGCGGAACGTGGTGGACCCCGTTGGGTCCGTGCCGTCGCGACCATGACCCGCACCGCGAGCGGGATGGCGCGGCGTGCGGAGCGGAACCGACGCCGCGGTCTGACCGGGGACAGCGGCGACGGCGGCTAGAGATGTGACCGGAAAGGGTTCACCGGCCCGCGACGCCCGGCACCGTGCCTCGATCGACGCCCGGCACCGCGTCTGGACGCACGTCCCACGAGCGCACCGGTGCCGAGAACGCCTTCGGAGGAGCGCCCTATGAGCGCCCCGCGGCCGGGCTCGGCGGGACATCCTTGACGAACACGATGCCGTCACTGTCCGCCAGATGGGCCGGGTCCGAGGGGGAGTACCCGAACCAGGGGGACACACGGGGCGCGGGCAGCGCGCCGCCGAGGGCGGCGGCCAGTCGCGGCGCGTCGACGACGCAGCGGTCCTCCGCAAGCGCGTACAGAAGTCCTTCGACGGTGTCCGGCGGCGGTGTGTCCACTCCCTGGTGCCGGATCGTGCCGAGGGCCGTGGCGACGAAGGCGTATTCGTCGCCGAGCTGGGCGCTCACCAGCGCACCCGCGCTCCACCACTCCACCGGCCTCCCGCCCATTCGCATCGTGCTCTTCTCCCGCTGGAGATGGGAGTTGTGGGCGTGGACGAGTGCCGGGCCCCGAGCGGCGAGAGCGAGGAGATTGTGGGCCATCATCTGATCCCGCACGCTCACGAGCCGGGTCATCCGGGCCGGTGAGGTGTCGGCCATCCAGTGGTGGTAGCGAAGCAGTCCGGTCGCGGTGCGCCCGTGCAGCCGCGCCCGGTCCCAGCCGTCCCGCGAGGCCGTCGCGAGCAGGTGCGGCGTCTGCGCGTCGAGCAGCGCCACCAGATCGTCGGCGAGCAGCCGCAGCCGACCGGCCTCGGCCGACTGCCCGACGGACCGGGCCGGGTCCCTCATCGCGGCGGGATCGGTCCACCGGCCGTCGGCGCCGAGCAGCCGGTCGAGCGTTTCCCCGGTGCAGGGGAGCAGGCTCGCGTCGATCCGGGTCGAGAGATAGTCGTGGAGTGCGGTGAGTGCGTGCCGGGGGCTCGCGGCGCCGGTGATCTCCAGCGGGCCGTCGAAACCGGCGAAGCGGACCCGCTCGGACGCGGGCCGACCGTCGTTGTGGGCGCGTATCCAGCGGACGAGCTCCCGGTTGGCCGCGAAGGCGCCCCAGCCATGGCTGAATCCGCGCTCCATCACCTCGTCCAGGGTGCCCGTGCCTGAGGTGACGTAGTCGTCCACGACCAGGCCCGTCACGCAGTCGCTCTCGATCGCGACCGTCCGGTAGCCCTCCTGCTCGACGAGTTCCCGGAAGAGTTCGTTGCGCAGTTCGAGCAGGGTGTCCTCGCCGTGGGTCGGTTCGCCCAGCGCGAGCAGCCGAGGCCGGGCCGGGAGCAGCCGCATGACGGCGGCAGCATCGACGGCACAGGCGGTGTCCTTGATGTCGGTAGCCATACCTTGAACGGTATCGTTGAACTTTCGATTGAAACTTTTCCGCGATAACCTCCGCCCGATGGAGCGGAACCTTCAAAGTGCCAAGCGGCTCAGGCCTGTTGACCTGGCGCGCGGACACGGTCTGTCCACGCAGGCGATCAGGAACTACGAGGCGGCCGGCATCCTTCCGCCCGCCGGTCGCACACCCCACGGCTACCGCACCTACACCCCGTTGCACGTGGCGGCCCTGCGCGCGTTTCTCGCCTTGCTGCCCGGCCACGGCCACCCGACGGCGACATCGATCATGCGGGCCGTGAACCAGGGCATGACCGATCAGGCGTTCCACCTCATCGACGGGAGCCACGCCCAACTCCTCGACGACCGGCGGACCCTCCAGGCCGTGGAAAACGCCCTCCATGACCTTGGCGTCACCGCGACGCCCGCGCTGCCCCCAGGGCCCGTCGCCACCCCGGCGCCCGACCCCACCCCGGCGGCCCACCCCACGCCGACGCCCGGATCCGCCGTGGTGTCCGGGCCGGGCGCTACGTTCATCGGGCCGCTGGCGGGAAAGCTCGGCATTCGGCCCGCGACACTGCGCAAATGGGAGCGCGCCGGCCTGGTGCGCCCGCGCCGCGACCCGCGGACCGGGTACCGCGTCTACGACGAGACCGATGTACGCGACGCCCGGCTGACCCACCAGCTCAGAAGGGGCGGCTACCTGCTGGAGCAGATCGCCCCGCTGATCGCCCAAGTACGGGCGGCCGGTGGGGTGGAGCTGCTGGAGGCCGCACTGTGCGACTGGCGCGACCGGCTGGCGGCCCGTGGGCGCGCGATGCTGACCGGGGCCGCGGAGCTGGAGGCGTACCTGCGTGAGCGCGGGTGAGACTTCGGTGGTCGCGCCGGGCCCGTACCACCACGCAGGGTCCCTGCCGACCGGGGGGCAGGGCAGGAACCTCGGACCGCGGCTCCGGAACCGCGGCACACGGCACTCCGGAACGGTTCGCGCAGCCAACAGGTGGTCGGAGCGTCGCGCGCCTCCTCACGGAAATCGTCGTTGACGAAGGCCGCGACCTGGCGAGCGTATCGAGCGGCCCGGGAAGGCCGGCGGAAGGCCGTACCCGGCAGCCGGATCGGCCTCGGCGGCGGACGCGCGCAGGAGAGCGCGCCCGGGAGCCGGATCGCGCTGCCGCACGCCTTCGCCATGGCGTTTGTCCGCCGTGCCACAAGTGGGACCGATCGGGCACCAGTTGGGGTGTTCGGCGCTTTGGTGAACCTCAACCGCCCTTCTGAGCTGGGCTGTTGAGAGAGATGACGGCTGGTGTCGAAGCGCATTGGATCTTGCGTTAGCGTCCCCCCATGATGAGTCGAAACTGGGCCGCCGCGGCTGTCGCCCTCTCCTGTCTCGCCGTCTCCGCCGCCCCTGTCGCGCACGCTGCCGACCCCTCCGCCGCCGGGGAATGGCAGCCGGTCGGCACCGGGATCACCGGTGGCGCCAGCGGACTCGCGGTGATCGAGAACGGCGCGAACGAGGGCGAGCCGATCGACCTCGTGATGGTGCGGGACAACAAGAAGCCCGGTGAGAACCGGATCGCCACCGTGCAGTACCGGCATTCGAGCCCTCCCCTGGTGAGGGAGCTCCCCTGGCGGGGCATGGAGGAACCGAAGGACCTGGAGGCCGTCGACGCGGTACCCGGCCAGCCAGGGGACTTCGTCGCCCTGTCCAGCGACGGCACGGCCTACCACTTCACCCTCGACCCGGACGCGGCCATGGTGTGGGGAAGCTCCCCGGTCCCCGGCCGCGCCTCCGGGGACAACTACGAGAGCTTCGCACTCACCCGTCAGCACGGCCGGACCATCGCCGTCTGGGCGACCCGAGGATCGAGCGACGCGCAGCCCGCGCAGGTGCGCGCCGCCGAGTACGACCCGAACAGCGGGGCGTTCGGCCCCGCGTCGGGCCCGGCCCGGTTCAGCGTGCCCGACCCGCTGCCCGTGGACGGACAGGAAGTACGGCACGCCAGCGACATCAAGATCCACGCGGACGGCACGCTGCTCCTCACCGCGGCATCCGACCCGAACATCAACTCCGGCCCGTTCGCCTCGGCCGTCTACCGCGCCGGAAAGGTGACGTCCGACACCGCGGGGCGGATCGCACTGGAGCTGCGTCCCAAGAACCGGCTCACCCCGCTCGCGTCCTTCAACAAGGAAGTGGACAACCGCAAGATCGAGGCGGTCGCCTGCCCCGCCAACAGCGGCTCCGGGATCGTGGGCACGGACGACGAGGACCAGGGCGGCTCGCTGCTGCTCCTCGACATCTGCCCGAAGCCGCGGAACTGACCGTACGGATTTCAGGCGCTCCTCCCGCCAACCCGCGGCCGACCCTTCCCCCTCGGCGCCGAAGCAGCGGGCAGAGCGAATCTTGGCCCGGCCCCGCGCGCACGCGGAGGGGCCGGGCCGACGTACTCGCAGCGGCAGCTGACGGCCCGCAGGCCACCAGCTTCCGACGACGACTCGTCGATGAACCAGGCCCGAATCATGCGCGAGTCAAGGCACTGCCCTCGACAGGTACGCCTCCGGACCCGCTCGAACGGCCGAGCGCTTCGGCATCAGGACAGGCGTGGTCAGACAGGCTGGAGGCGGGTGCGTAGAAGGCAGAACTCGTTGCCTTCCGGGTCGGCCAGGACGTGCCAGCTCTCGTTGCCGGTCTGGCCGACATCGGCGGGCACGGCGCCGAGGGCGAGCAGCCGCTCCAGCTCGGCGTCCTGGTCGCGGTCGGTGGCGCTGACGTCGATGTGCAGGGGGAGCTGCCCGCTCCGCGGGGCGCTGCTGGGACTGAGGACGAGAGTGGGCTGCGGGCCGCCGCCGGGCGGCCCGATCTCGATGCTTCCGTCGTCCTCCCGGCCGACTTCGACGTAGCCGAGGACCTCGCTCCAGAATGCGGCGAGCCGGTCGGGGTCGGCAGCGTCGAGGACCAGTTCACTGATGCGGCATGCCATGCCCGGAGTCTACGTGGACGTACGGAGGAGGACGGGCCCGGCTGGGCCGCAGGCGCCGCGAGGGGGAAGGCGGTGGGGACCGGCGGCGGCGCCGCTGTTCGTCAGGGAGGCCGCCACCCGCGCGTCGACCGTCCCGCCTTCGAGGCGCCGGCCTCCGGTGCTGCTACCGAGGACGCGCGGAGCGTGGGGTACTCCCGGGCAGCACATGAGGGCCGTCGAACGGGCAGTCGTCGGAGGGGAATTATCCGGCCGGCCAACGGACTTGTACCGACCATGACGACGACCGTGACCGCCCGTGAGGCGGCAACCGCCCTGTTCGATCAGCTGTTCTCCGGTGCCGCGCCCAACGAGCTGGCAGAACGCTTCGACGAGAGCGTGGACTGGTTCATCCCTGGTCATACCTCTGTGGTGCCGTGGATCGGCCGCAAGGTCGGCCGTGCCGGCGTCGCCGAGTTCTACGCCCAGCTCGGGCAGGGGGCCAAGGTCGAAGAATTCAAGGTCGACACCGTCATCGGGGACGGTGACCGCTGCGTTGTCCTCGGCAGCCTGCGGACCACGATCCTCGCGACGGGCCGCGACATCGAGACCGACTTCGCGTTCGACATCGAGGTCCGTGACGGGCTCATCACGCGCTACCGCATGTTCGAAGACAGCTGGGCGGTCGCCGTGGCGTTCGAACCGAAGGCGAGCTGACCCGGGCGCCGCCCGGAGACCGGGGACCGTGGCGGCGGCTTGAGCATCCGGCCGCCGCTACCCGGCCCCAGGGACATCCGACGCCCACCCGTCGATCCCTGGGACATCCGACCTGCGGCGCGTCCGGTGCTACGGGGTCCGCTCACGCCCACTGGTCGAACGCCAGCTTCGCGACCAGCGAGAAGACCACCACCAGCAGCACTCCCCGGACGAACCCGCTGCCCTTGCGCAGCGCCATCCGCGCCCCGGCCATCGCCCCGGCCAGATTGAACACCGCCAGTATCGCCGCGAGTTGCCAGAACACCGTCCCCTGGAACGCGAAGACGGCGAGCGCGCCCGCGTTGGTGCAGACATTGACGATCTTCGCGGTCGCCGAGGCGGTCACCAGACCCAGCTGGAGTACGGCGGTCAGCCCCAGCACCAGGAACGTGCCGGTGCCGGGGCCGAACAAACCGTCGTAGAAGCCGATGCCGCCGCCGACCAGGACGATCGCCGTGACCGTACGGGCCCGGGTGACCGGCTTCGAGCCACCACCGGTGGCCGTGCCGAAGCCGGGACGCAGAAGGACGAAGGCGGCCACCCCCAGCAGCGCCAGCATGATGACCGGCCGCAGCACCTCACTGCTGATCCCTGCCGCGAGGGACGCACCGCCCATCGATCCCGCGAGCGCGGCGAGCCCGATCCGCACCGCCGTCCGCACGTTCACCGGTGTGTTGCGTACATAGGTGACGGCCGCCCCGGTGGTTCCGACGATGGCGACCGCCTTGTTGGTGCCGAGGACATGTGCGGCCGGGGCCTGCGGCAGTCCGAGCAGCAGGGCGGGGAGCAGCAGCAGTCCGCCGCCTCCCACCACCGCGTCGATCCAGCCGGCCGCCGCGGCGGCCAGAGCGAGGAGAACGAGCGTGGTCAGGGATATGTCAGGCATGATCGACGACCCTAGTACCACCGTCGCGGCTCGGGCCGACCGCGTAGTACGGCCGGATGCTCGATGCCCTGCTTCGGGATCGGTACGGCGGCGCCGAGGGCGGACGCTCGGGTGTCCGGCGCCGGCGCCGCCGGCCGGCCGGGCCGGTGTCGCCGACCGGCTCACTCGTGCGGTCGGGTCCGAGGACCACGAATTTGCCTGTGACCGGTGGTGAACCGGGCGCGTCTCCCGTGGCGGGGGTCAGGCCGGCGGGTGGACGACGAGGCGGTTGCGCTGTCCGTCGAAGACATCGGCCAGGGAGAGGGCGTCGGGGTGCTGCCCGGTGAAGAGCCCCCGCTGCTCGACGTGGACGGTCAGTAGGTCGTGACGGTCGATGACATCCGAGATGCCCCGGGTGTCGATGGTGTCGGCCCACGCATCGAGGTTCCGGCCGAACCAGACGGGCAGGCCGCACGGCCCGGCGACCGCGTCCCAGAAATCCTCAAGCGTCTCGATCGGCTGTCCGCGGAGGTCGATCACCAGCTCGCTGTCCGTCACCGCAGCAGACTAGCCAACCCGCCGCCCGGGCCGTTCGGGGGGAGACGGCGTAGATGCGCCGGGGGCTGCCGCCCGGAGCAGACCCGGTCACGGGCGCCTCACCGAAGCCGGCCCGGTCTGCCCGGTCCCGGATGTCCCGGGGCTTTGAATCCGGTGAAGATCCACCCGGTGCCTGCCGTGTCGCCGGTGTCCGGAGTGCAGTTGGACAGGACATGATTTCTTTCCGGGCGTTTCGCCATACCGTCGTGGCCGCACTGCTCGTGGCCGCCCTCGATGTTCCCGCTGCCTCGTCGGCCGCACCCGTACAAGCCGCTGCTCACTCGTCGGTGCGCCCGGCCGACATCCTCGATCCCCCGCTGCCGGTCGAAGCCTTCCCCCGACAGGTCAAGGAGGCGTGCGGGATCTGGAAGGAACTGGAGTGGCCGCAGGCGGCCCGGGGCACCGACTACCCGGTCGTGAACACCCGCCTCGTCATCCGCGGCAGCAACGTCTACCGCAACCGCTCCGGCGACCTGCCTCTCAGCGGGAGCTACCGCGAGTACGACGTCAACCCCCGCCCCCCGGGCCAGCGCCGCGACGCCGAACGCGTCGTCCGCGACCCCGGCACCCGCACCGTCTGGTACACGGCCGACCACTACACCAACTTCCGTGAGATCACCTCCGGTTGCGGGTGAGACCCGGACCACCGGAGTCCGGCGAGCCGTCCGGCGCGCCGGACTCCACGGTACGTGGGCGCCGGGGCCCGCCCTCCTGGCGGTCGACCGATCGCCGCCCACGAGAGGACGTGCGGTGCGAGTGCACGTCCGGGGCCGGTGACCGGAACCGCATCGCCCGTCCCGTGTCCGCCCGTGTGTCCCGTGCCGAACGAGTGCGTCGTTTCCGGCCGTTCCGGCGATACCGAACAGGACGATCCGACTGGACGCCACGATCCGCCCGGTGGGTTCCGCAGGCACACTGGGCGAGACGTTTCCGTACGGCGTGACGTGCACCGTGCCCACGCGGGAGCCGGGCCTGCCGATCACGGTCTGGTCGGCGGTGTCCTCCAAGGTCTCCCAAGAGCTTCCAGGACGGACGGTATGAGGAACTTCGTCGAGGGCGTCCCCTGGGGCGTGGTCCGTATCGAGTCCGTCGGCTCC includes:
- a CDS encoding DUF1801 domain-containing protein; translated protein: MSESTGTDGKKSTNGFSEQERAAMKERAAELKKEASRGRGNKAAAEELDVLAKIAEMEASDRAVAERIHAIVTANAPDLSPKLWYGQPAYARKGKVVCFFRSGQVDKERYSTFGFTTAGNLDDESGLWPTSYAVTELSDKAEKALVALVKKAVG
- a CDS encoding erythromycin esterase family protein, encoding MATDIKDTACAVDAAAVMRLLPARPRLLALGEPTHGEDTLLELRNELFRELVEQEGYRTVAIESDCVTGLVVDDYVTSGTGTLDEVMERGFSHGWGAFAANRELVRWIRAHNDGRPASERVRFAGFDGPLEITGAASPRHALTALHDYLSTRIDASLLPCTGETLDRLLGADGRWTDPAAMRDPARSVGQSAEAGRLRLLADDLVALLDAQTPHLLATASRDGWDRARLHGRTATGLLRYHHWMADTSPARMTRLVSVRDQMMAHNLLALAARGPALVHAHNSHLQREKSTMRMGGRPVEWWSAGALVSAQLGDEYAFVATALGTIRHQGVDTPPPDTVEGLLYALAEDRCVVDAPRLAAALGGALPAPRVSPWFGYSPSDPAHLADSDGIVFVKDVPPSPAAGRS
- a CDS encoding MerR family transcriptional regulator, translated to MERNLQSAKRLRPVDLARGHGLSTQAIRNYEAAGILPPAGRTPHGYRTYTPLHVAALRAFLALLPGHGHPTATSIMRAVNQGMTDQAFHLIDGSHAQLLDDRRTLQAVENALHDLGVTATPALPPGPVATPAPDPTPAAHPTPTPGSAVVSGPGATFIGPLAGKLGIRPATLRKWERAGLVRPRRDPRTGYRVYDETDVRDARLTHQLRRGGYLLEQIAPLIAQVRAAGGVELLEAALCDWRDRLAARGRAMLTGAAELEAYLRERG
- a CDS encoding VOC family protein, whose translation is MACRISELVLDAADPDRLAAFWSEVLGYVEVGREDDGSIEIGPPGGGPQPTLVLSPSSAPRSGQLPLHIDVSATDRDQDAELERLLALGAVPADVGQTGNESWHVLADPEGNEFCLLRTRLQPV
- a CDS encoding nuclear transport factor 2 family protein, whose translation is MTTTVTAREAATALFDQLFSGAAPNELAERFDESVDWFIPGHTSVVPWIGRKVGRAGVAEFYAQLGQGAKVEEFKVDTVIGDGDRCVVLGSLRTTILATGRDIETDFAFDIEVRDGLITRYRMFEDSWAVAVAFEPKAS
- a CDS encoding sulfite exporter TauE/SafE family protein, encoding MPDISLTTLVLLALAAAAAGWIDAVVGGGGLLLLPALLLGLPQAPAAHVLGTNKAVAIVGTTGAAVTYVRNTPVNVRTAVRIGLAALAGSMGGASLAAGISSEVLRPVIMLALLGVAAFVLLRPGFGTATGGGSKPVTRARTVTAIVLVGGGIGFYDGLFGPGTGTFLVLGLTAVLQLGLVTASATAKIVNVCTNAGALAVFAFQGTVFWQLAAILAVFNLAGAMAGARMALRKGSGFVRGVLLVVVFSLVAKLAFDQWA
- a CDS encoding barstar family protein, with the protein product MTDSELVIDLRGQPIETLEDFWDAVAGPCGLPVWFGRNLDAWADTIDTRGISDVIDRHDLLTVHVEQRGLFTGQHPDALSLADVFDGQRNRLVVHPPA
- a CDS encoding ribonuclease domain-containing protein, producing the protein MAALLVAALDVPAASSAAPVQAAAHSSVRPADILDPPLPVEAFPRQVKEACGIWKELEWPQAARGTDYPVVNTRLVIRGSNVYRNRSGDLPLSGSYREYDVNPRPPGQRRDAERVVRDPGTRTVWYTADHYTNFREITSGCG